CCTCCACGTACTTCTCGGCCATTGCAAAGACCTTCTCAAGCAGGGACTCCCTAAGCGTTGAGGAAGCGTGGCCACAGACGGTGTATTCTGGCTCAAACTGCCACTCGGGAAGGGTGAGCTGTTGGGCAGCAGGCAGTCTTACATGACCATCAAGACTGGTTTCAAACCTCCAGTCGATTCCGAGCAGCTCTATCTCCTCGTCAATCGGGGAGTAGAAGAAGTCAAAGTTGAAAACAGGCCCTATTATGTATCTCTCTATTCTCGCTTTCTCTAAATCCTCCCTTGTTATGACGCCCAGCTTTATGAGCTTCTCACTCTTCTCTTTGAACTCCTTGTAGGAGGCGGCAGTGAAAAATCCTCTCTCGAGCCTCTTCTTCGCGTGGGGAAGTTTAACTATGACCAAGCCAACTTCATCGATTTCTTCCGGACTAACGGGCTCTGGATAGGGGAGGCCAGCCTTTTCAAGCAACCAGTAATAGCTCTTCTCTTCACTCCTCTCCTCACTCCTCAAGAGGTTCCTACTCCCAAACATAGGCACTAAGAATTCATTCTCAACTCTGTCTATCCCAGTATAGACGACAAAAGACCTGTTTGGAATGAATATGACGTTTCTTTTCCTTAGTTCTTCTTGAATGTCAATTATCTGGGCAAATTTCTCAAGGATTATAACTTCATCTATGAAGCCCTTGACGAGACCATCCTTCGTCTTTCTGAGCTTAAAGTACTCAGCGTACGTTCTGTGTCTTCCCTTCTGGGCAACCACGAGAGTAGGGAAGCCCTCCTCCTTGGCACCATCCGCAATGTCAAGTGCCGAGTGGCTCCCAATGACGCCTATAGTTATCTTGCTCTTGTCATATCCCTCAAGAATTTCCAAAATCTGCTCCCTACTTATCATATTATCACCTCAGCATATGTTTGGTTCAAAATCCTTACCAAGCTCTCTCATAATCTGGATCCTCTTCTCAATGCTCCCCCTAGTCCCTACATCTCTCCTATAGAATATCGGCCCTCTAATGTGCTTTATTGCACTCTGAGCAATTTTCTCGGCTTCCTCAATGTTGTCTCCAACACCAACAATGGCCAGGGCCCTTGAACCGAGTAGAGTATAGTTTTCATCTATTGAGGCGAATATTAACTTCGCACCTTCCCTAGCAACTGCTTTTTCATTAACTTCAACTTTCACTCCCCTAACGGGGTTTACGGGATATCCCTCGGGGGCTATGTACTTAACGACGGTGGCCTTGTTCTCGAACCTTGCGCTCCTGAGGTTGCCGTCAATTATTCCCTGGGCTATCTCAACGAGATTGTCATCTAGGATTGCAAGGACGTTTATAGCCTCGGGATCGCCGAACCTGGCGTTGTATTCTATTATTACTGGTCCATCTCTGCTCAGCATAAACTGACCGTAGAGGATCCCCTTGTATGGGTATCCTTCCTTTTTCATAGCCTCAACAGTCCTCTGAAGTGTTTCTAAGGCTTTTTCCCAGTCTTCCTTGGTCACGAATGGTAGTAAATGGTTTGGGCATGAATACGATCCCATTCCGCCAGTTATTGGGCCAACATCACCCTCATAGGCGTGGGGGTAATCCTGGGCTAGTGGCATTGGATAAACCTTTTCCCCATCGCTGAAAACTTGGAACGTGAATTCTACCCCATCTGTCCTTTCCTCAATTAGAACCTTCCCATCCTTTCTGATCAGTTGCTCAGCGTAGGCTTTCGCCTCCTCGTTGTCCCTAAGCTGATAGCCCACTACCTTAACTCCCTTCCCACCTGTAAGGCCAAGAGGTTTAACGACCACGGGCTTCCCATAGCTATCTATCCAAGCTTTCATCTCCTCAACGTCATCAAAAACCTTGAACATTTTTCTTCCAGGTATCTTGTTCCTCTCCATGAACTCTCTTGCCCATGCTTTGTTTGTTTCGAGCCTCGCGGCTTCTTTCGTTGGTCCCACGGCTGGAATTCCTTCTTCTTCAAGTGCATTAACAATCCCAGCCTCAAGCGGAGCCTCTGGCCCTATGAATGCGAAGTCAACGGCCCACTTCTTTGCGAACTCGACAACCTTGGAAACGTCGGTTTCTTTGGCAAGTCCGTATTCTTTGGCTATTCTGGCGAGACCAGGATTTTTATGTTTCGAGACCACGTAGAGCTCAGCTCCACCCTTTACGAGGGCCTCTCCTATCGCGTGCTCTCTTCCGCCACCACCCACGAGAAGAACCCTCATAATTATTTCACCAAATTTACGTCAAAATTTGGCGATATTAATGGTTTTCGTTTACATGAATTTGTTAAAAATAAGTTCTTTCCCCGTTTTACTTTTTTGTATAGTAATTACCTACACAAAATTAATTTATATTTCCGATTTGTAAAATAAACCAGGTGGGCCTTATGCTTACAATAGAAGATGTAATAAATCTAATTCCAGAGAGAGGGATAATGTCAATAATTCAAAGAGATTTAGAAGCAAATGGAGACAAATACGCGCTCCTAATAATGAGACATCTCCTTGAAAATAATAACCAAGTATTCTTATTTCTCTACGAACCATTTTCAATTCTCTCGAGGAACCTCAGGGCAATGAACCTAGATGTTACAAAGTACCTCAATAAAAACCTGATTATATTCGACGTCTTTGGTAGCATGAATAAGATAGAAAGGAATACTCCAGGAGTATATACGCTCTCGGGTTATTTAGATGACGTTATATTCATAAGTAAAATGAAGGAGTGGGGGAGAAGTATAATAAAGAAATTCAGCACTGACGTTGAGAAGATCTGGCTGATGACTTACTTAACTTCAGGAGTTTGCAAGCTTTTCCACAACCCAATCTCGACATACAAGATGATATGGCTTATGAGGGAGGATGTTCTGAAGGATAAGTCTCCAAAAACGATAATAACGTACTCTCCGGTTGAGTGTCCACTTCTGGAAGACATAGTTTACTTCGTTTCAGACATTGTTATAGAGACCAAGGTGTTAAAGGGGAAGAAAGTTGGGATAATAGCAAAGGGTGGAGAAGAAAATACTATCTTTGAGCTCTTTGAGGAGGTGTGAGTATGGAATACGTTTCTTGGGAGATTAAGGCTCTTGACAAGGAGCTCGACGGTATAAGAAAATACTCTCTCGTTTTGATCCACCAAGAGGATCCCCTCTCCCGTGGGGTTGATCTACTTTATTACATACTTACCGAAAAGCTCAAGCAGGACAACTTAATAGGGTACTTCAACATCTCCTATCCCCTCCCTTTAGTGCTCAGAGCATTAAGAAGGTTTAATATCGATCCAATAGAGGCCCTCAAGTCATTGAGGTTGGCAATAATAGATACATTTGGAAGCTTCTATGGTGTCAAGTCAAACCTCCCAAGTGTTTGGGTTCTTGAGGGGATGCTGTCTTCGGAAACCCTTCCTGCAAAGTATGCTAGGGTTATAGAAGAACACAAATCCGTTTGGGCTAAAGAAGGCCTATTCGAAGGTAGAGATATTTACGGCTTTGCCGTTGCCATATCCTCTTATATGGAGCTCTTTAACAGTTCGGAGGAGACCTTGAGGTATCTTGAGCTGTCCTCAGAAATTATGAGTATTCATCCGGCTTACAAGAAGTATCCAAGGGGGACGAACTTCTGGCTCTGGCTTGGGAAGGGACATAAGGAAGTATTTGCATCCGTGTACAGGAGAGCAGACTATGTTCTAAGGACGAGGAGTTACTTTACTGACGATGGCATAAAGAGAGAACTCATAATACTCAAAACTCCGGAGTTCGAGGATGAGGTTATCAAGTTTGAGTATGAGTTCGAAGAGGGTGAGATAAAGTTCACGAGAATTTACTGATTCTTGTCAATTTTTTGGTAGAAAACTATTTATATTTAACAAGCTTTTGTTAATTTAGGGTCAGCCATGCTCACGATAGGCATAGTCGGTGGGGGACAGTTAGCGAAGATGATGGCTCAGGAGGCCAGAAAGCTTGGCTTCGGGATAGCTGTTCTAGATCCTCAAGAAAGCTGTCCCGCCTGCGGACTTGCCGATTACAAAATAAATGCGAGCTTCATGGACGGTGAGAAAATAAAGGAGCTCGCTGAAGTATCCGACGTTTTAACGTATGATATAGAGCACATAAACGTTCAAGCATTGAAAGAAGTTGAGAAGGAAGGAACCCCAGTCTACCCCTCCCCGAGGATTCTAGAAATAATCCAAGACAAGCTAGTCCAAATGGAAACAATGAAGAGAGCAGGAGTGCCAGTTCCAAAGTTCATAAGAGCTGATAAAGAAGAGCTCCTAGAGAAAGCAGAGAAATTTGGATTTCCCTTGGTCCAGAAAACGAGGAGAGGAGGATACGACGGAAAGGGAGTTGCAGTCATAAGGAGCGAGGAAGAGTTAAGTAAGCTCATCCCCGCCGACTCCATGATACAAGAGTTCGTGAACATTGAGAAAGAGATCGCCGTCATTGTTGCCAGGGATGAATACGGAGAAGTTGAAGTGTACCCAGTCGTTGAGATGGTATTCAATGAGGCAAACATCCTCGACTTCCTGGTGGCCCCGGCAAGGATAGATGAGGACAAGGCCAAAGAAGCCCAAGAGATTGCGATAAAAGCTGTTGAGGCCCTTAACGGTGTTGGAGTATTCGGAGTAGAGATGTTCCTAGACAGGGAAGGCAGAATCCTCCTGAACGAGATAGCCCCAAGGCCTCACAACTCGGGCCATTACACAATAGAGGCTTGCATGACAAGTCAATTCGAGCAACACATAAGGGCAATAACCGGCCTTCCCCTTGGAAACTCAGAGCTAATTCTCCCCGCAGTCATGTTTAACCTCCTTGGAGAAGGAAGTGGGAAGCCAAAGGTTTTGGGGCTTAGAGAGGCCCTCAGATATCCCGGCGTTTATGTTCATATTTATGGAAAACCCGTTGTCAGGCCCCTGAGGAAGATGGGGCATGTTACCGTTGTTAATAGAGACTTAAATAAAGCCCTCGAGATAGCGGAAAAGGTTAAGAGAATTATTAAGGTGGTGGGAGATGGCTCCTAAAGTTGGGATAATAATGGGAAGCGACTCCGACCTCCCCGTTATGAAGGAAGCTGCCAAAGTTCTAGAGGAGTTCGGGGTTGAGTACGAGATAACTATAGTTTCTGCCCACAGGACACCTGAGAGGATGTATGAATATGCAAAGAAAGCAAGAGAGAGGGGAATAGAAGTTATAATCGCAGGAGCTGGAGGAGCAGCCCACCTTCCGGGAATGACGGCATCGATAACGACGCTTCCAGTTATAGGAGTACCCGTCAAGAGCAGAGCCCTCAACGGTTTAGATTCCCTGCTATCAATAGTCCAAATGCCGGCTGGAGTTCCGGTGGCAACGGTGGCAATAAACAATGCAAAGAACGCTGCTCTCCTAGCACTGAGGATACTCTCAATAAAATATCCAGAAATAGCGGAAAAGCTCGAAAAATACAGAGAAGACATGAGAAAGACCGTAGAGGAAAAGGCCAAAAAGCTTGAAGAGGTTGGATGGGAAAAATACCTCTCAGAAAATCAAAAATAGAATTAGAGGAGGTGCTTCCTCTTTTCATAATCTTGTGAATGCCAATCGGAAGAGCGTGTTCTGAGTTCTATCATATGAGCAACCTTCTCCGCCCTCTTCTTTGCTTCTTGAACGTCCCTATCCCATGCGAGAACTACTCCAAGCCTCCTTCCAGGATATGCCTCGGGCTTTCCGAAGAGCCTAACCGTTGCGTTTGGAATGCTGAGGGCCTTTGCAAGTCCTCGGAACCTTGGAGAATATCCAGATACCTTAGCCTTTATGACGTGAGTCGCTGCTGGGATTAGCATTGGGAACAGCCTGTAGCCTTCTACCCACTCTCCTGGGATTGGGAGCCCAAGAACAGCCCTCAGGTGAAGGCCAAACTCCGAAAACCCAGTTGGGTGAGAGGCCAATGTGACCATTCCCGTGTCGTGGGGTCTTGGGGAGACCTCATTGGCCCAGACCTTATCCCCCTTCACGAACATTTCAACCCCAAAGAGACCAAGACCTCCAAGGACATCGGTTATCCTCTTCGCAATTCTATAAACCTCCCTTTCAGCCTTTTCGCTTATCTCAGCCGGTTGCCAGCTAGCGTGGTAGTCACCATCAATCTGATAGTGACCCACAGGCTTCGGGAATGTCGTGACTATCTCACCGTTCTCATCATAATGCCTAACGGCCAGCTCGGTTATCTCAATGTCGAAGTCTATGTGCTCCTCGACTATTATCTTCTCCGCACTTCCCCTGGCCTTTGTTTTTGCCTCCTCCCACGCCTTTGGAATGTCTTCAGGCCCTTTAACAAAGTAAGATCCCTTTCCAGATGAGCTCATTATTGCCTTTGTGTGGCAGGGATAGCCTATCTTCTCGCAAGCCTCATACAACTCATCCAAGGTTGTGGCGTACATATATCTGGAGGTAGGAACCTTTGCCTCTTTAACAAGGGTCTCTCTCAGCCTTTCCCTGTGCATCGCTATCCAAGTTGCCCTAGCATTTGGGACGACAAAGTAGCCATCCTCCTCAAACTCAAACAGCGCGTCGAGGTTAATGGCCTCTATCTCGGGGATTATCGCATCTGGCTTTTCCCTCTCAACAACGCTCCAGAGAAAGTCCTTATCCATCATGTTGCCAACGTAACTTCTATGGGCAACTTGCATAGCGGGGGCGTTTGCATACCTGTCAACAGCAACAACCTCAACACCAAGCCTCTGAGCCTCAATCGCTATCTCCTTACCAAGTTCACCGCTACCAAGGAGAAGGATCTTTTGGGCTGAATCTGTTGTGGCGGTTCCCAACTCGTCCCTCAGCTTTATCACAATAACCACCCCACGTATATATTGACGTGTATATGTTAAAATTATCAGGATATTTAAGATTTTTTAAGCATATAAATGGCAAACCTTTTAAGGTTATCACTTCACCATCTCTCGGTGGTGTTCATGCTCACCTATGCCCAAGCTGGAGTCGACGAAGAGAAAACTTCAAGGGCATTGAAGGCAATCATAGAAGTTGCAAAGAGAACTTTTTCCTTTAGACAGGGAAAACTTGGTGAACCCGGGGATATAGGACACTACGCGGCTCTCCTAGACTTTGGAGACTTTTACCTGGCAATGACAACCGATGGTGTTGGTACAAAGGTTCTGGTTGCAGAAGCAGTCGGGAGGTTTGACACGATAGGGATTGACATGATAGCGATGAACGTGAACGATCTACTTTGCATCGGTGCCGAGCCCATAGCCCTCGTGGATTACTTCGCAATTAGGGAACCCAAAGAAGAAATCTTTGAACAGGTTGCCAAGGGCCTTTATGAGGGAGCAAAACAGGCTGGAATAGCTATAGTTGGCGGTGAAACTGCTGTTATGCCTGATTTAGTGAACGGCTACGACCTCGCTGGGACGGCCATAGGCGTTGTTAAGAAAGATGAAGTTGTCACTGGTGAAAAGATAAAACCCGGAGATGCCGTTATAGGGATTTCAAGCTCTGGAATACACTCCAATGGTCTGACACTAGCCAGAAAGCTTCTAATCCCAAAGTATGGGCTGGAATATGAGTACGAAGGAAGAAAGCTTTGGGAGTGGCTTCTCGAACCAACGAGGATATACGTTGAACCAATACTTGAACTCTTAAAGAGCGTTGAAGTTCATGGTCTAGCCCACATAACGGGTGGAGGTCTGCTCAACCTCAAAAGACTAACAGCTTACGGCTTTGACATAGAAATGCCCCCACTGGAAGGAATATTCAAGCTAATTCACAAAAATGGGGTTCCCCTGGATGAGATGTTCAGAGTGTTCAATATGGGAGTCGGATTCATGGTAGTAGTTCCAGAGGAAGAAAAAGAAGAGGCCCTCGAAATACTGAACAGGTACTATAGGAGCTGGATTCTTGGAAGCGTCGTCAAGGAGAAAGGGATAAGGATCAGGAACTACAATATAAAACTTTAGAGTATTAACCTTTACTACTGTTTTTCAAACAATTTGAGCCTTTTCTCAAATTATTTTAAACACCTCCATCAAGAAATTATCAAACTTCAAGTTTGATAGAAAAAGCTTATAAATTATAGATCCTATAAAATTATGCTAGTACATTAGTAATAGGAGTTCCATAGTATGGAAGAAACATGAGAAAAAGCATTCGGGCGTGAGGGTAATGAGGATGAAGAATGTTTTCATTTTAGTTCTTTTCATAATCCTGATTTTTGTTATTGGGTATGCTTTTCAAAATACCCAGAAATCTATCAACAACTGCTTCTTACTTCTTCCCGCCAATGTCAAGGAGGAAAACTTAGATGTCGTTGCACACTTCGATAACGTGACTGTTTTAAGAGTCGTTGAGAGCAAGGGGCTTTATACAAGGATTGGGAATTACATTATCAGGAAGAACGGGAAGATGTATATGATAAATTCTTCCCAAGCATACTTCTTTCCATGGGGTTTCATAGCCTCCATTCAGAGATCAAAGACATTGAACGTGCAACTAATCATAATGAACTTGAGTCAACCCAAGGTTAACGTAACCGTCCAAAATAAAGAAACAACTGTTAGAGTGAAGCAACTTGTCGCATGTAGTTATGATAGAAAGCTACTGTGGGAGTATGAAGCTGGAGTTCCTTACCACTGGATTATCCATTATGGGGAAGAGATGCCGAGCAGAGAAGGAGTGAGTTACCCCTCCATTTTGACTTCGAGCACAGAAAGCTACCTCTTCCTAGTTGAGATTCACTCAGCTCCCCGAGAGGTTCCCTCTATAAGGCGTTGGGTGGGTGAGGATTGGGTCTATATATTTGGCAAAAATGGCCTCGTCAAGAAGTTGAGTCTCGGAAAGGATTCCTGGCCCAAGAGGAATGTTTTCATATCCTCAGCTGGAAATTACACAATTCTAGGGTTCGAACAGCCTCAAGAGGATGGCTCCCCAGCGTATGGTAGGGTTTTAATATTCAAAGGGGCAGAGGTCATCTTCAACAAAACGTTCTCCTATAAGTCAGGATGTCTGTGCTATATCATTCCAGGCTGGGGGAACATTGACGAGAACGGATACGCAACCTTTGGACTGTACACAGGCATTGGAATCTACAATGCTACAAGTGGCAAGTTCACGTACAAAGAGTCCTGATTTTTACTCTCTTTTAAGTAGTTGCACTAGTGGGAAGGCAAATCTATGACTAATAATGCTTTTAACCCCTCACCCCTCACTATATCTTATCCCTCTCTGTGGGTTGCCTATAAGAATTGCATGATCTAGCGTCAAATTTTTTATTATGATTATGGCTTATTGACGAATTCTGAATGGGCAAGATATTTTAGGGCGGGGTATAACTTATTTGGTGCTGATACTCGTACAGGAATTTTGCATTTTTAAAAACAAAATGACAGGGGTGTTCCTATGGTTGTTGAAAAAGTGATGAAACGTGATGGCAGGATAGTTCCCTTTGATGAGTCACGTATAAGGTGGGCTGTACAAAGGGCAATGTGGGAAGTTGGTGTCAGGGATGAGAAAAAGTTAGACGAGGTAGTGAAGGCCATAGTTAAAAGGATAAATGAGCTCTATGACGGTCAGATACCCCACATAGAAAACATTCAAGACATAGTCGAGCTAGAGCTCATGAGAGCAGGGCTCTTTGAGGTAGCTAAGGCCTATATCCTATACAGAAAGAAAAAGGCTGAAATAAGAGAGGAGAAGAAGAGGATATTAAATAAGAAAGAGCTTGACGAAATAGATAAGAGGTTCTCCATAAACGCCCTGAGAGTTCTCGCATCGAGGTACTTAATTAGAGATGAAAATGGGAATATAATAGAAAGCCCGAGGGAACTCTTCGAGAGGGTTGCTATTTTATCCGTTATCCCAGATCTCCTTTATGATGAGAGGGTTTTTGACAAGGATGGCAACTATGAGCAAGATTTAAAGAGGGTTGAATACTACCTGGAAAACTTCGAGAACTTTGACAAGAAGTATTCCATAGGAAAGTACAAGCTGAACAAGTACCACTTTGAGAGAATGGTCAGCCTTTACAAGGAACTTGCAGAGAAAGGCAAGATGAAAGTTAGCATCGACGAGTTCCTCTCAATGCTGGAGAGAGGGGAATTTGACAAATACGAGAGGGAAATAGAGGAGTACTTCAGGTTAATGACGAATCAAGTCTTCATGCCCAACACCCCTGCACTAATAAACTCTGGCAGGCCTCTTGGCATGCTTTCAGCATGCTTCGTCGTTCCTATAGAGGATGACATGGAGAGCATAATGAAGGCGGCTCATGATGTGGCCATGATACAGAAAATGGGTGGAGGAACCGGTCTTAACTTTTCGAAGCTCCGTCCTGAGGGAGACTTCGTTGGCTCTACAGCAGGTGCTGCATCAGGCCCCGTTTCGTTCATGCACTTAATAGATGCTGTCAGTGACGTTATCAAGCAGGGGGGAGTGAGAAGGGGCGCGAACATGGGAATACTTGAGATCTGGCACCCGGACATTGAGAAGTTCATACATGCGAAGGAGAAGAACGTGGGGACAAATGTTCTCAGCAACTTTAACATCAGTGTTGGTATATGGAAGGACTTCTGGGAGGCCCTCAAGGAAGGGAAGAAATATCCCCTTATCAATCCTAGAACAGGCGAAGTTGTGAGAGAAGTTGATCCAAAGTCTCTGTTCGAAGAGCTAGCTTACATGGCCTGGGCGAAGGCCGATCCTGGGGTGATATTCTTTGACATAATAAACAGAAGGAACGTTTTGAAAGACGCCAAAGGAGGCCCAATAAGGGCAACTAACCCATGCGGAGAGGAGCCTCTCTACGAGTATGAATCCTGTAATTTGGCCTCTATAAATCTTGCAAAGTTCGTGAAGTATGATGAGAATGGAAAGCCATACTTCGACTGGGATGAGTACGCCTACGTCATCCAAAAGGTCGCCAAGTACCTCGATAACTCCATAGATGTAAACAAGTTCCCGCTCCCGGAGATAGACTACAACACCAAGCTCACAAGAAGAATAGGAGTCGGCATGATGGGACTTGCGGACGCCCTCTTCAAGCTTGGAATACCATATAACAGTGAGGAAGGGTACAAGTTCATGAGAAAGGTAACCGAGTATCTAACCTTCTACGCCTATAAGTACAGCGTTGAGGCAGCAAAGAAGCGCGGAGCCTTCCCGCTCTACGAGAAAACTGGCTATCCGAAGGGAGAGCTTCCAGTTGAAGGTTATTACCATAGAGAACTTTGGAACCTCCCATGGGATGAGCTCGTCGAGGAAAT
This is a stretch of genomic DNA from Pyrococcus sp. ST04. It encodes these proteins:
- the purD gene encoding phosphoribosylamine--glycine ligase, with amino-acid sequence MRVLLVGGGGREHAIGEALVKGGAELYVVSKHKNPGLARIAKEYGLAKETDVSKVVEFAKKWAVDFAFIGPEAPLEAGIVNALEEEGIPAVGPTKEAARLETNKAWAREFMERNKIPGRKMFKVFDDVEEMKAWIDSYGKPVVVKPLGLTGGKGVKVVGYQLRDNEEAKAYAEQLIRKDGKVLIEERTDGVEFTFQVFSDGEKVYPMPLAQDYPHAYEGDVGPITGGMGSYSCPNHLLPFVTKEDWEKALETLQRTVEAMKKEGYPYKGILYGQFMLSRDGPVIIEYNARFGDPEAINVLAILDDNLVEIAQGIIDGNLRSARFENKATVVKYIAPEGYPVNPVRGVKVEVNEKAVAREGAKLIFASIDENYTLLGSRALAIVGVGDNIEEAEKIAQSAIKHIRGPIFYRRDVGTRGSIEKRIQIMRELGKDFEPNIC
- the purT gene encoding phosphoribosylglycinamide formyltransferase 2; this encodes MIKLRDELGTATTDSAQKILLLGSGELGKEIAIEAQRLGVEVVAVDRYANAPAMQVAHRSYVGNMMDKDFLWSVVEREKPDAIIPEIEAINLDALFEFEEDGYFVVPNARATWIAMHRERLRETLVKEAKVPTSRYMYATTLDELYEACEKIGYPCHTKAIMSSSGKGSYFVKGPEDIPKAWEEAKTKARGSAEKIIVEEHIDFDIEITELAVRHYDENGEIVTTFPKPVGHYQIDGDYHASWQPAEISEKAEREVYRIAKRITDVLGGLGLFGVEMFVKGDKVWANEVSPRPHDTGMVTLASHPTGFSEFGLHLRAVLGLPIPGEWVEGYRLFPMLIPAATHVIKAKVSGYSPRFRGLAKALSIPNATVRLFGKPEAYPGRRLGVVLAWDRDVQEAKKRAEKVAHMIELRTRSSDWHSQDYEKRKHLL
- a CDS encoding adenosylcobalamin-dependent ribonucleoside-diphosphate reductase, which translates into the protein MVVEKVMKRDGRIVPFDESRIRWAVQRAMWEVGVRDEKKLDEVVKAIVKRINELYDGQIPHIENIQDIVELELMRAGLFEVAKAYILYRKKKAEIREEKKRILNKKELDEIDKRFSINALRVLASRYLIRDENGNIIESPRELFERVAILSVIPDLLYDERVFDKDGNYEQDLKRVEYYLENFENFDKKYSIGKYKLNKYHFERMVSLYKELAEKGKMKVSIDEFLSMLERGEFDKYEREIEEYFRLMTNQVFMPNTPALINSGRPLGMLSACFVVPIEDDMESIMKAAHDVAMIQKMGGGTGLNFSKLRPEGDFVGSTAGAASGPVSFMHLIDAVSDVIKQGGVRRGANMGILEIWHPDIEKFIHAKEKNVGTNVLSNFNISVGIWKDFWEALKEGKKYPLINPRTGEVVREVDPKSLFEELAYMAWAKADPGVIFFDIINRRNVLKDAKGGPIRATNPCGEEPLYEYESCNLASINLAKFVKYDENGKPYFDWDEYAYVIQKVAKYLDNSIDVNKFPLPEIDYNTKLTRRIGVGMMGLADALFKLGIPYNSEEGYKFMRKVTEYLTFYAYKYSVEAAKKRGAFPLYEKTGYPKGELPVEGYYHRELWNLPWDELVEEIKKHGVRNAMVTTCPPTGSVSMIADTSSGIEPIFALVYKKSVTVGEFYYVDPVFESELKRRGLWSEELLKKISDNYGSVQGLEEIPEDMKKVFVTAMDIHWLDHILAQASIQLWLTDSASKTINMPNDATVEDVKAAYLFAYFLGCKGVTVYRDGSLSVQVYSVEGRKRRYRAKPSEYAKKILLEIVEKEPWIKNLINVDEILNGRSEKAEGITFSLGGFKAGSQHSHTPGREEIPEEKIKELLGVVYCPVCYEREGKLVELKMESGCATCPVCGWSKCVIS
- a CDS encoding 5-(carboxyamino)imidazole ribonucleotide synthase, with amino-acid sequence MLTIGIVGGGQLAKMMAQEARKLGFGIAVLDPQESCPACGLADYKINASFMDGEKIKELAEVSDVLTYDIEHINVQALKEVEKEGTPVYPSPRILEIIQDKLVQMETMKRAGVPVPKFIRADKEELLEKAEKFGFPLVQKTRRGGYDGKGVAVIRSEEELSKLIPADSMIQEFVNIEKEIAVIVARDEYGEVEVYPVVEMVFNEANILDFLVAPARIDEDKAKEAQEIAIKAVEALNGVGVFGVEMFLDREGRILLNEIAPRPHNSGHYTIEACMTSQFEQHIRAITGLPLGNSELILPAVMFNLLGEGSGKPKVLGLREALRYPGVYVHIYGKPVVRPLRKMGHVTVVNRDLNKALEIAEKVKRIIKVVGDGS
- the purM gene encoding phosphoribosylformylglycinamidine cyclo-ligase, which produces MLTYAQAGVDEEKTSRALKAIIEVAKRTFSFRQGKLGEPGDIGHYAALLDFGDFYLAMTTDGVGTKVLVAEAVGRFDTIGIDMIAMNVNDLLCIGAEPIALVDYFAIREPKEEIFEQVAKGLYEGAKQAGIAIVGGETAVMPDLVNGYDLAGTAIGVVKKDEVVTGEKIKPGDAVIGISSSGIHSNGLTLARKLLIPKYGLEYEYEGRKLWEWLLEPTRIYVEPILELLKSVEVHGLAHITGGGLLNLKRLTAYGFDIEMPPLEGIFKLIHKNGVPLDEMFRVFNMGVGFMVVVPEEEKEEALEILNRYYRSWILGSVVKEKGIRIRNYNIKL
- a CDS encoding formate--phosphoribosylaminoimidazolecarboxamide ligase family protein, whose protein sequence is MISREQILEILEGYDKSKITIGVIGSHSALDIADGAKEEGFPTLVVAQKGRHRTYAEYFKLRKTKDGLVKGFIDEVIILEKFAQIIDIQEELRKRNVIFIPNRSFVVYTGIDRVENEFLVPMFGSRNLLRSEERSEEKSYYWLLEKAGLPYPEPVSPEEIDEVGLVIVKLPHAKKRLERGFFTAASYKEFKEKSEKLIKLGVITREDLEKARIERYIIGPVFNFDFFYSPIDEEIELLGIDWRFETSLDGHVRLPAAQQLTLPEWQFEPEYTVCGHASSTLRESLLEKVFAMAEKYVEATKKYYPPGIIGPFTLQTAVDKDLNFYIYDVAPRTGGGTNIHMAMGHPYGNSLWRKPMSTGRRIALEIRRAIELDELEKIVT
- the purE gene encoding 5-(carboxyamino)imidazole ribonucleotide mutase yields the protein MAPKVGIIMGSDSDLPVMKEAAKVLEEFGVEYEITIVSAHRTPERMYEYAKKARERGIEVIIAGAGGAAHLPGMTASITTLPVIGVPVKSRALNGLDSLLSIVQMPAGVPVATVAINNAKNAALLALRILSIKYPEIAEKLEKYREDMRKTVEEKAKKLEEVGWEKYLSENQK